One Pagrus major chromosome 15, Pma_NU_1.0 DNA window includes the following coding sequences:
- the ntaq1 gene encoding protein N-terminal glutamine amidohydrolase, giving the protein MKSDNRTTPSRENCVYTSCYCEENVWKLCEFVRTERTTPLEELFVVFISNENRMVPLWKQKSGRGDQPVIWDYHVVLLQVRVQSEPLIYDLDSELSFPCSLQLYAVQALQSDHNIKPAYHRKLRVVPADSFLLNFGSDRSHMKNPDGSWRMPPPPYPPIHTAESQMNLDDFISMNPAVGWGRVFSLDHFLQRYTGNSSSSSSSSSSS; this is encoded by the exons TGAAGAAAATGTCTGGAAACTGTGTGAGTTTGTGAGAACAGAGAGAACCACACCGCTGGAGGAACTGTTTGTGGTTTTCATCTCTAATGAGAACAGAATG GTTCCACTGTGGAAGCAGAAGTCTGGACGAGGAGACCAGCCAGTGATCTGG GACTACCatgtggtgctgctgcaggtccGTGTTCAGTCGGAGCCTCTGATATACGATCTGGACTCTGAGCTGTCGTTtccctgcagcctgcagctgtACGCAGTCCAGGCCCTCCAGTCAGACCACAACATCAAACCTGCCTACCACAG GAAGTTGCGTGTGGTCCCTGCTGACAGCTTCCTGCTGAACTTTGGTTCTGATCGGTCTCATATGAAGAACCCTGATGGATCCTGGAGGATGCCCCCCCCACCATACCCCCCGATACACACCGCAG AGAGTCAGATGAACCTGGATGACTTCATCAGTATGAACCCTGCTGTGGGCTGGGGGCGTGTCTTCAGTCTGGACCACTTCCTGCAGAGATACACGGGAaactcttcatcatcatcatcatcatcatcatcatcgtga